From a region of the Mytilus galloprovincialis chromosome 3, xbMytGall1.hap1.1, whole genome shotgun sequence genome:
- the LOC143066880 gene encoding uncharacterized protein LOC143066880: MEYARTIPLKIGLKVEHKGQNYTIIDHYNQKQSVLQYIIRNISSGQTKRVFRHEICDASVTSMFARLIDATIYQFEQESSQSDDELSTFAEGVSEPVEEPQPRLELQQALEPEQALEPELALEPEPPLKKPRFKEMPSREHIDMLAQARVEETTKQQTDWGVRLFRGWLTENQYSDKFEELESSILNRLCFFYPSLQTKKGTDYSKSALVGIRAAISRNVNIMKDNAFMTSNDVITGMIKTLKRAGKDVTVHKKPEAEGVYIQVGFSTQIQ, from the exons atggagTATGCGAGAACAATTCCCTTAAAAATTGGACTTAAGGTAGAACATAAAGGACAGAACTACACAATAATTGACCATTACAACCAGAAACAATCTGTTCTACAGTATATTATTAGGAATATCTCATCAGGACAAACAAAGAGAGTATTCAGACACGAAATATGTGATGCATCAGTTACGTCAATGTTTGCTAGACTAATTGATGCCACAATATACCAGTTCGAGCAAGAAAGCTCGCAATCAGATGACGAACTTTCAACTTTTGCTGAAGGAGTTTCTGAACCAGTAGAAGAACCACAACCAAGGTTAGAACTACAACAAGCTTTAGAACCAGAACAAGCTTTAGAACCAGAACTAGCTTTAGAACCAGAACCACCTCTAAAGAAACCAAGGTTCAAAGAAATGCCAAGCAGAGAGCACATAGATATGTTGGCTCAGGCCAGAGTAGAAGAGACAACTAAGCAACAAACTGATTGGGGAGTGCGCCTTTTCAGAG gATGGTTGACAGAAAACCAATACAGTGACAAGTTTGAGGAACTTGAAAGCTCCATATTAAACAGATTATGCTTTTTCTATCCAAGCCTGCAAACAAAAAAAGGGACAGATTACTCTAAATCAGCATTAGTTGGAATACGTGCAGCAATATCCCGTAATGTTAATATAATGAAAGATAATGCCTTCATGACATCAAATGATGTTATAACGGGAATGATAAAAACCCTAAAGAGAGCCGGCAAAGATGTTACGGTACACAAAAAACCTGAAGCTGAAGGCGTTTATATTCAAGTGGGGTTTTCAACACAGATTCAATAG